One genomic window of Cuculus canorus isolate bCucCan1 chromosome 11, bCucCan1.pri, whole genome shotgun sequence includes the following:
- the LSM3 gene encoding U6 snRNA-associated Sm-like protein LSm3, whose amino-acid sequence MADEVDQQQTTNTVEEPLDLIRLSLDERIYVKMRNDRELRGRLHAYDQHLNMILGDVEETVTTIEIDEETYEEIYKSTKRNIPMLFVRGDGVVLVAPPLRVG is encoded by the exons ATGGCGGATGAGGTGGACCAG caaCAAACGACAAATACTGTAGAGGAGCCACTTGATCTCATCAGACTAAGTCTAGATGAGCGAATCTATGTCAAAATGAGGAATGACAGAGAGCTTAGAGGCAGACTACAT GCATATGATCAGCACTTAAATATGATTTTGGGTGATGTGGAAGAAACTGTAACTACAATAGAGATTGATGAAGAAACCTATGAAGAGATTTATAAA TCTACCAAAAGGAATATTCCAATGCTCTTTGTCAGAGGTGACGGCGTTGTGCTTGTAGCTCCCCCGTTGAGGGTTGGTTGA